TGCATCCATTGCTGGTCTTAAGATGCCCCTGCAGTAAACACCATATGAAACACCAACCAGCATTAAAAACCGatgcaaagaaattgaaaaagccTAATACAGAAGGTCCTAGACCACAAGAAGAAAGATGGAGTAAAGGGAGTTACTAGAAATTAATAGCAGAAGGAAATGTGGAAAGGTTAAAGGTTAAAAGGTAAAAAGGTATACTTAGGCAAAAGAAACAGGTGAGATTGACAAGTCAATGCATGATAGCAGAAGAATATATAAAGACAAAGCCCTCTAATACACAGCATAGTCAAACGTCGAACAGGCCTATAAAGCATTTCGACATTGAAACCAAGAGTCAACCTCAATTATGGACAAGTCCTAACAGTGAAAGACAGTCCAATCccagcaaaagaaagaacagaagtATGATTATAAAATAGAGTACCTTCTCCTAATAATACTTTCATCTAAATTCCACTCAAGCTCCACGTTTTGAGAATTTGAATTCCTCTTATCCACCACTCTTTCAGCAATATTTAGAAGCTTGAGACACTCTTTCCAACATTCTGCACCCCAAAGAAGTTTACTGCAAATCATAGAAAATCAGTTTATCTGCCCAATCAAATTTAGAGCCCCAATGAGAGGCtccaataacaaaaataatcagTCAGACTGGTGGTCGGGGAGGTGATGAGGACCTTTGGGTGAATACGGGTGAAGAAGTCCTCCAGCAATTCCAGATGCACCACCACCAATGCCACTTTCGTCATATATGTCAATTCTAAGATGCAACTTTTCCGGGCTGTGCTGCAAAAGTAAATTCCAAACCATGAACAAATTATAAAGAGTAATTCTAGGTCTGATCAACATCAAAAGTACCACCAAGCATATGTTAAAACAAATAAGCCGTACAAAATAACAGAGCCAAACAATATATGTAAAACTGCCGGGCACAAATGAGGGGATTGTAAAATCTGATCTTCAAAAAAGCCTATATAGAAAATTACAAAGTGGCAATGCACTTGAATGCTATGACCCATAGGCTGTCACTCCCAATGAAAAAGTGGAATCAAGAAGATAACAAAGACATGCCAGTGAGGGGAAAGTAAACGAAAAACATAGTTCAGTTAAAATATCAAGTCCCTGAGGAGTTAACATCTTGCTATCAATCGATAGTTCTACACAAAGAACTAGTTTTCCATGCTTCCCAATATCAGCAAAAAAGACAAATCATCCGCCAGGACTCAACCCTCATGGATTCATACTCACAAACATCAATTTGGTCAGACTAACCACAGCCTGTTCCTAGTCCAACTTCAGCCTAGATTCTCAAACTAGCCATTAACAAGTTCTCGGGGCATCCATGCCATATCTAACAAAATCAGCTGCACTTTGAAGCATACAAAATGAAACCTTTCGCAGCATGCACAGCAGCATTCCTTCTCCATCGCAAGAGCTCAGTGTTTAATCATCTCAGCAGAACCAGACCATGACAACCGCAAAGTCCCTTTTTCTTAGTCTTTTCAATTCTCTATTTTGTACATGAAATCTGCAAGAGCATAATGAACAGAGAGCAATAGGGTACCCGCAAAAGATGCCAGGCGACGGAGAGTCCAGCAAAGCCAGCACCGAGCACGGCGTATCTGCATTGAACACAAAAGACGAAGAATAAAAATCACTTTTTCCCATAGAAACGAGCGACCCACCATTCAATTTCATGGCTTTGAGTAGTGGGAAGTGGGAATGAAAAGCAGCACCTCAGAGGACGTTCGGCGAGAGGGTAGTGATGGGTAGAGAGAGACGCCATGGAAGGGGAGGCTCTCCTTCTGGTTCGGCGGCGTGGAGCATAGCAGGGGGGAGGGACAGCCGGtctaggaggaagaaggagcagTTTCATAGTAAACGAGCGACGCAACAAGGACAAATTGATGATGAGGGGACACAAAATGTACCTTATAATCTGCAAAATATTttcggaccaaaaaaaaaaaatatgtaacatagttttttttttttatttgcaaatcTTACGAATATAAAGATAATTTACAGCCATAAGACTTATTTTACATATACGTGATATAAATTAAGGACACCATTTTCAATTTATAATGCAATAACGTATGCTACTAAGATTAGATTTGGTTAGCAATTCGCTGAAAAGAAGTATAATTACAATTTTGAGAATTAGCGTTCGCTCagttttattaattaagaaattaattagTACCCCGAATGAGCACCTAAAGAGGTCTTACTACTTTCAAGGTAGATTACTTTTTGAAgactaaaagaagaaagaaaatactaCTTTCAAAGGTAATTATTCCAGTACGTGTATAAATTATTTCTCGACTGATGTTATTGCTTTGAAGATATCTTTACTACCTTACATTATtgtagaaaatttaaaattgcgaGAAGCAATTTACTACCTCCAAAGGAGATACTTACTAAGGATATTACAACATATTAATCACATAAGTCTTTAGTTTTGATTGAACCTATAGGTTatactttccttttgtttttctaagaTTAATTAGTTTAGCTAGAGTGTGTAATGTTACAATTAGTGATTTGCTAAGAGTATATTAAAgataaaacctcaaattagtaaTTGACCTGAAGTTATGGTAAATCGGCTAAATCCATTGTAATCAAGCTGTACTGATCTTTAGTAATAATTTACAAAGTATAGTATCATTTCATAACTTAAGGATGCCATCGCTAATAATTCTTCTGTAACTTTTTTTCCCGATTAGTCGTAACTCGATCATTGATTGGGGTTAgtaattttcatcattgataatAACTTCTTCATAAGATTATGATGGAATCACTTGGTAATTACCCACGATACTGTAATTTTCTTAAGTACATCAAACCTTATAGTTCTTAGTAACCTCTTAAACATTGTAATTTATTAATTCTTCAATCTTCAGATTGCTGTGAAGGAAAACCTATAAGCTGCTTTAGATTCAAATGATAATCTGAGCCGTCCAATTATGAGGAGATTGCAGAGCTCGAGCTCACTAAACTCGCCCAGTAAATCAGTAATGCTTAGTGACTTCCCTGCCAACTGCACCACAATAATGTATTGAAGGGCTAAAATTGAAAGCATTCACCGAAGATACTCCATGTGAAGCTCTGTTCGCTTACCCAACATTTGACTTGAAATATAAAACAATTTACACATTTTGACTCCTACAAAATCTAATTCTCAAGCTCCAATTGAAATAACATCTAATAGTGAGTAAGCATACATGCTCGACAATTCAGGACATTAATATTTAACGACCACCCATGCCATTAATCGCACCAGATGCAGCATTTGCTGTGTTTGCTGCCTGCAGTGTTGGCTAATTATACCCCACCACGTTGCCGTCGTAAGTTTCCATTAAGCTACTCGCTGATGGCATGTACTCTTCAACATATCAGGCTTTCCGGAAGATGAGGCGCCTTTCTCTCTTATATTCGACTTCATCTCTTTGGTGCATGATTATGAGGCTCTTCTCACCTGACAGCAATAAAAGTGATCAGTCAAATAACAGGATGCTAATCAGCAGCATGCCTTCTagggaaaattattttgagTAGAAGAAAAAATCATCCCAAAGGATAAAATCCTCCGCTTGTACAATATGCACACAGCATAACTCCCTATAAAGACAGCCACTGTCAAATTGGATTTTATCAATCATAGTAACGACAAATATTAATAAGATCGAGGTAGAGATAATATATGCAAATACACGACAATGAAACACTTACTATAGAATCGTTCATCCCCATTCTAGTCAGCTCATCGATCAACTTTCTCTCTGATATGTGGTTTCCGATTCCTATTCTTCTCTTTATTTGAGTTTTCGGCTTGCTGTTGACAGAAATTATGATGATTAGAGACACCTCATACAAAGAGTCAACTTAATGAAAGATGTAAATACCATGCAAAGTGTAGGATCAGATCGATAGACATGAGGATTATTGACAAACCTTGATCTCGTTTGCCATTTCAGGTGTAAGATTTATTTGTTGATTTATCCCAGAACGTGCCGCATCCATTGTGGAAACAGTAAAAAGCCTGATTGCTTCTTGCACATTCTCCTCAGTGGCAACATGGGAtctaaaagaaagatcaaacaGCACTTAAGGGAGACAGCACTTTCGTTAtcacacaaaataaataaaggtaAATTCCATCAGAATCAAGAACAGGCATGTGTCATCCAATTTATTCAAGAACCCAAGGACTGATGCTATGCAATTCAATAAAATCCTGTGCCATGAGGAAAACTATCTTCCAATTAAATATCACTCGAGCAATCCtaaaagaactatttttctACCAATATGAAGAAAGGCATGACTCatcaaatgatattttcatcTCTTATCATAGTTGTGATGGTAgaataaataagattaaaaacaCAAAGGCACAGAATGTGAACAAATAGAATGGAGACCACACCTTCTAATGTCATGCCCAAGCACAAAACAAACTTGGCAAGTCAATAAACAAAAGGTAGAGAACAAACAATCTTGCAACACATAAGTTGGAATGAGAAAACTTCATTTCTTCGCTCACCAGCATATGGAGCTAAAAGACAGGCTCTACTAGCTTGACTATTCCATGCTTCCTCAATTTGGCAAAATATACATATAGTGCCCCAGAACACTTTGTAAATTgcacaggaaaagaaaaaacatacaAATTGCTTGTTTTGCCACTAAAACCATATGCAGCATATTGGACATGAAATAGTTTCACATGTAAAAGTTCATCTGTCGTCTCGTGTTAAACCTTACAATTTCATTCTTGCTAAAGCCTCGCTTAGCCTGACAATAGCTTCCAGCTGCCTAACTGTAATAGGTATAGCAGCTGCCTCACCAGTATCATTAGCCTGCTGCCTCATGTCCTACAAAAGCACATGCGTGAGATGTCAAATCAATCAGCAGCCAATATACCAATTGAATCAACAGTCACCTAAGGACCTCAAATCTGGGTTAAAACCATCAAATTCAGCAGCACTCAAAGTGCACTTAATAATCAGACCAAGTAGTGGATCAGTTAGATGGAAATTCCCTATCCAGAAAGACATCGACTTGCATATTTCTAAGCTCTAACCAATGGGATGTGATTCAACATAAAAAAAGAGTAAAGCATTCAAATTCTTGTACACCTCTATCTACTCGGCCACAAACAAATCGTAAGATTGGACAATTATTAGCCTTAGCATGATGACCAAGGAAGGTTCAAAAGTTTatcttgaatttctccaaataCAAACACACAATGACCAACTTTGGAGGACATTACCACCTCTCTAGATTAAAAGCAATCATCTCTCAAGTGTATTCTCTTGAAGCAAGTCATGTATCATCTGATCAACTGGAACTATACTTGAGAACAAGTGCATATACAGGGGGGTGACAAGTGACGATAGATACCTGTCTGATCGTAATATAACTATTCTGCAGCAACGCAGATGCTGATTCTGATAGACGGGATGGCATTCAGCTCGACAATATTGTATATACCTGTACAGAGGGTAAATGCCAAACAGCTCAACACCCCACACATAGTTAACCAATAGGGAAATTCATGATATAACATGCCATTCATAAGACTATTACCTCTTCagcagttttcttcttttgaagtttTACTATCAGCAGAGCTGCATTCGCAGAAGCATGGACTTTATGATATGGCTTGCTATAATCTGAAAAGAATTCTCAATTGAGTTACAATTAATTGCGTGCTATAAAATTCATATGAATATATTATGCTCCAATGCATATTAATATCTGTTTCCTCAGAAATGATATTCTTGAATGCTTCTGTTTCCACATCAAGTTGAACAGAAAATCACTATAAGAAAACTTCAAATTGCCTCTTTCTTCAAGCTTAGCTGACCCTGTAGAATTGGGAAAAATATATGAGCATTAGGGTAGGTTACCTTGTCTTGACTGTACATCCTGACAtcttcttgataaaaatcagaTCAAATCTGAAACATTATAGTTGTCTGCAAGTCAATATTGTCCTGTGCAGTCTGGAACATGAAAGGCATTTAATCAATAATAAGCAATAACTGACACCAACTAAAGGGGATAAAATTATGCAAACAGACCTTCAGGTCATCATAACGTCCTGATGGCGGGTTAGCAGCAGCAGAACAGATGTTCTTGAGTTGAGGACTGTTGTGATTCCTGCTTTGGCTATAGATATGGTTTTTGCTGCTCCATGGCTTCATGAATAGCAACTCTGAGTTCAAACAGAAGTAAGGTAGAGTTCAGAAAGCTCCTAAATTAATACTCACAAGGAGATATGTATCACAATTCAGTGTAAAGTACCTATCCTCCGGTCTCATTTTTATCAAACTCATCAATACAGACCACACCACCATCTGCCAAACCATTGCTCCTCCTTCAAGATAAAATTCCGCTGAATAGAACAGATATTTTTCAGCAAAAAGTCAGGACTTTCTGCTTTGTGAAGGAAGGGAAAAATGACCCATCAAGTAATGAGGACTCACAGAGCTGCTATCACGGATGACTGAGGCTGTAAGACCAGCTGCAGATGAGCCTTTTCCTGAAGTATAGACAGCAATTGGGGCTGTCTTCTCCAGCGAACTTAAGAAACTGAAAAGACAAATCAAGTCAGCCACATTGTGGTGATAATGCACCATTGGGACTGGATCTCATAAGAGTGCTTTCCGAAAAAAGAGAATATTGATTAGCGTGTTCCTCCAATTTGGTGAGGACGTCATTAACTAATATTTGAACCACTCAAACAAACAGCTAAGGAGCTAACCTGTGATTTGGCTGTAGAGGTCCCCAAAGCAACACATTGATGTCACCTCTTAGTTTTTACCCATCAGGCAAAACCTGATGTTGCATAGGTATTTGATTGCATCATTGGATCAATGACAGTCAAGTCTGATAGATATCAATATCAATCAGAATAGATAATAACGTACCTTTCTTGATCCACTCAAATAAAAGACAAGCCACTGCCTTTTTTCACATCATCGTGACCAAAAATAGATGGGGCAATTTTAGAGCAAATGTATTTGTATGCATCAGGTTGTGAGGCAATTTTTTGAATCTTCCACCTAAAATAACACACAGATACATCTATTACAGTCTGcacaaaaataacaagaaaatttcttgccctCATTAACAATAGCAGCATATCAGGTTCAAGTGACATGTCATGGAACCCAAAAAGTGATAATATCCTCAAGTTTCCATGAAGATTGTGGGGTATATAACAGAGAAAGCACGCTCTTATCATTTCAAAGTGCATTTTGCAGGAGGAAAAAGGCACAGCACTTCATAAGCTAAAAACTACCTCTTCAGAGGTGAAAGCTGCAGCACCTCTAGAGTTGGCCTCATTTGTTTCTTCCATGCCTACAACTCGGATGTATGGCTTGTCTCCACAGCAACGGCTCCTCTGTGGCTGCACAAAGTTACACCCCCAAGATTTAGGACCAGAAGTAATAAATGCAAATATCACCTTAGAATGGCACAGCATATCTTACGAGGCAGCTGAATTCAAGCTTGAAAGATGCTATAGATCCCCATGATGCTCAATCTTGTACCAGGTACAATTGTTTGAACAAGATGATCCACAGAGAAAAGAATATTTCTTGGAAGCTCCCCAGTTGGGTACATCCTTCCATCAGCAAAAAGAAAGGCCCATTAGTCAAACAGAAGTCAGGTTTTCTTGCCTACACAAACCCCGTGTGCATAAGAATGTTACCTCAGGGTTTTCTTGCAATTTCAGCGTCTGTTGATCAACATATTTGCTCCTATCAGGAACCACGAGCCATGGATCAAGTGGACACCTTTCTTCTCCGGGCTGCAGAAATTCACTTGCAATGAGCTGGAAGACACCGCATGAAAGTTCAAAGTTTAAGACGAGGAAAGACGAACCTGTGGGACCTTGATCACATGATCTAGGAACAATGGCACCACCAAGACCAGGACGGCAGGGGACCATCTTCACATTTCTACAGTTCCTGCACACCAAAGTCACATAAGTAGCTTTTGCCTTCGTCCTTGAAGCCCAGCAATGGTGATTCCTGCTATTTGACAAGCTTTGATATATTGAGCCTACAATAACAAGGCAACATCAGAATAactgaaaagaaagaagagatttGATTACAGAAATCAAATAAGTACATTCTTCTCCCTGTAGATACTGCATGTAAAATGCGAAAAAAGACACCAAAAATTGTACTGTTCAAATTCACTTGCGAGATTAAGACACAACTGATAAAACGGTGTCAGGCGATAAATTAAAACACCTGAGCAACCACTCTCCCAACCAAGAAAAATGACTAACAGAAAGAACCCACTAGCCCGACAGACCATAGACACGGGATCCTCCTTGATGTCAGCAAGATCTGAACATCCCCAGTCTCCCTCCTCCATTTTCACCTGTATCTCCGGGCACCTTCGACTTCNNNNNNNNNNNNNNNNNNNNNNNNNNNNNNNNNNNNNNNNNNNNNNNNNNNNNNNNNNNNNNNNNNNNNNNNNNNNNNNNNNNNNNNNNNNNNNNNNNNNAGTACACCAACACCATCACCGCCAAACCCCACACCATCGATATCCCAGCGTCACCGCACCTTTTCGTTGTCCAAGTTCACCGCCACCGACCCGCAACCGGCGAATATCAAGAATACGTCCCAAAGACTCCTGCGATCAACTGcaacattttgagaaatttgggATCAAACCTTTTCGTAGAGAAAGTCCTAAATTCTCTGCATATTATTATAAGTTTGAGGAGTCTACTGCCATGGCAGTGCAGCACAATATGTGCACCTCAAAAGATTCTTGATGaacatttatattttaagtGAACACgcgaaaaagaaagtaaaaaacaaaaaggagacgAGAAGGGGTTTGGGGGAAAAAGAGTCTCCATTAACGAAAGTAACTTTTGAACACAGGGAAAAGAGAACATAATGCCTTTGATCTCTTGCTTGGTTCTGGAATTGTCTTTTATTTCAAGACAACTTCACTGTCTCCTTTGCTCCCAATGGTCTGATCTGCCATTTCTGCAAATTAAAGGTAAGGAGCAAACGGCAGCTTTTCAGGATTGACCAGAAGGGGAGAGAATTCGCCGGTATGCGTTCGAACCGTGTGGCATTTGAAAAGAAGCAGGCCCTATTTATACTTGTACCTGAGAGAGATCGATGTGATTAAGATTGTGTATGACAGCTGGATCTCTAAAAGGATTTATCGCGCTTCTAAATTTGTTTTCCAAGTAGAGACCTCAAAAAAATGCGACCTTGAAAGGGGATGATGACCTGTCAACAGACGTGGCACTGGAGGTCGATTTATCCCCTCAAGCTGAAATAGAGTAAGGCACAAATTAGATTTATAATTTGGGCAAATTCCTGGATCTGATGCCTATTTATGGTTGGCATTATCGGTTTTGAGATTGGAACTTGATATGTTATTTGACCTATCTTTGAATGTGAGTCAATCTTGGATTAGGCTATAATTGGCTGGTATTTTTGA
This genomic stretch from Eucalyptus grandis isolate ANBG69807.140 chromosome 3, ASM1654582v1, whole genome shotgun sequence harbors:
- the LOC120291399 gene encoding uncharacterized protein LOC120291399, yielding MKLLLLPPRPAVPPPCYAPRRRTRRRASPSMASLSTHHYPLAERPLRYAVLGAGFAGLSVAWHLLRHSPEKLHLRIDIYDESGIGGGASGIAGGLLHPYSPKGPHHLPDHQSD